The following proteins come from a genomic window of Rutidosis leptorrhynchoides isolate AG116_Rl617_1_P2 chromosome 10, CSIRO_AGI_Rlap_v1, whole genome shotgun sequence:
- the LOC139873171 gene encoding uncharacterized protein, translating to MAEVEQIRYRKPRKNPTIRSKPTISSLISNDDNDYDTPKKKNSYFTSTKFRGLGCTAPAQVSVPTMLRKSANWELGNKKVRKKKIINSELIAGSSDCVPDVWCGPGIGLSIDAASDAAAENCGVSARNVAVSGSRGKLDVVNTRERGSYGRRRMVQQQQHQEELPFFDNDSHHRLRVFRSHHHHRHMRHHSPEGLAEIVMLQGNLIMGGRLDSDRYRDWRLDVDNMSYEQLLELGEKIGYVNTGLKEDEISQCVRKAKPPVTVYEDENKSSSCVQTEMQWKCTICQEEYEGEEEFGKLECGHFYHLYCIKQWLMHKKTCPVCKVEVKSQK from the exons ATGGCTGAAGTAGAACAAATTCGATACAGAAAACCCAGAAAAAATCCAACAATACGATCTAAACCCACGATTTCATCTCTAATTtcaaatgatgataatgattatgacaCCCCCAAAAAGAAAAATTCATACTTTACATCAACAAAATTCAGGGGTTTGGGTTGTACTGCTCCAGCACAAGTGTCGGTGCCAACGATGCTACGAAAGTCCGCTAATTGGGAATTAGGAAATAAAAAAGTAAGAAAAAAGAAAATAATTAATTCTGAATTAATTGCTGGTAGCAGTGATTGTGTTCCGGATGTTTGGTGTGGGCCCGGAATTGGGTTGTCAATAGATGCTGCTTCTGATGCTGCTGCTGAAAATTGTGGTGTATCTGCAAGAAATGTAGCAGTTTCTGGTAGTAGAGGGAAACTTGATGTTGTTAATACTAGGGAG AGAGGGTCATATGGTAGAAGGAGAATggtgcagcagcagcagcatcaagAAGAGCTTCCATTTTTTGATAATGATTCACACCATCGATTGCGTGTATTTCGATCTCACCATCATCATCGCCATATGAGACATCATTCTCCCGAAGGCCTTGCTGAG ATTGTTATGCTCCAAGGTAATTTAATTATGGGCGGAAGATTAGATAGTGATCGGTACAGGGACTGGAGACTTGATGTCGATAATATGTCTTATGAG CAATTGCTAGAGCTTGGTGAGAAAATTGGTTATGTGAATACTGGTTTAAAAGAAGATGAGATTAGTCAGTGCGTCAGAAAAGCGAAGCCACCTGTGACGGTTTACGAGGACGAAAACAAATCATCTTCTTGCGTCCAAACGGAAATGCAATGGAAATGCACCATTTGTCAG GAGGAATATGAAGGTGAGGAGGAATTTGGTAAGCTTGAGTGTGGTCATTTCTATCACCTGTACTGCATAAAGCAATGGCTGATGCACAAGAAAACGTGCCCGGTCTGTAAAGTGGAGGTCAAGTCTCAAAAATAG
- the LOC139872576 gene encoding uncharacterized protein isoform X1 gives MFMVQSDVRSAIQIVATATYCHFSRYESPSPVSVRSPWRVQPARATSVERVSSDKPSICTADELHYVSIHNSDWRLALWRYKPPPQAPKRNHPLLLLSGVGTNAIGYDLAPGSSFARHMSSQGFDTWILEFRGAGLSLEVASKDVKQPISLPSERMDQNTDSSAQSKVSSAEEKKEMTESDQSQLLMTFTETFKRYTERLSNLIKEGSPDALQNSTLAAQIRDLSQRIVDVIEEGQRSVSPPLTDLLDRFSSTIENLQTQIDLLGKYNWDFDHYLEEDVPAAMEYIRRQCNPKDEKLLAIGHSMGGILLYSMLARNAYEGRDSRLAAIITLGASLDYTTSNSSLKLLTPLADPAQALSVPAVPLGALLAAAYPLASRPPYVMSWLNRLITAQDMVQPELMEKFVMNNFCTVPAKLLLQLTTAFQEGGLRDRSGTFFYKNHLNKIDVPVLAIAGDLDLICPPEAVYETIKLVPRHLATYKVFGEPTGPHYAHYDLVGGRLAPEQLYPCVIEFLIHHDSA, from the exons ATGTTTATGGTGCAATCGGATGTTCGATCTGCAATTCAAATAGTCGCAACAGCTACTTATTGCCATTTCAGTCGCTACGAATCTCCCTCACCTGTTTCCGTCCGTTCACCGTGGCGCGTGCAACCGGCGCGTGCAACATCCGTGGAGCGAGTCTCATCTGATAAGCCATCGATTTGTACAGCTGACGAACTTCATTACGTTTCAATTCATAATTCCGATTGGCGACTTGCTCTCTGGCGCTACAAACCTCCTCCTCAG GCACCTAAAAGGAATCATCCATTACTGCTATTAAGCGGAGTTGGTACGAATGCAATTGGATATGATCTTGCTCCTGGA TCTTCATTTGCGCGCCACATGTCGAGCCAAGGATTTGACACATGGATCCTGGAGTTTCGGGGAGCTGGATTGAGTTTAGAGGTGGCGTCGAAGGATGTAAAGCAGCCAATCAGCCTTCCTTCTGAACGGATGGATCAAAATACCGATTCTTCTGCACAAAGTAAAGTTTCTTCTGCTGAAGAAAAGAAAGAGATGACTGAATCTGATCAGTCACAGTTATTAATGACATTCACAGAAACTTTTAAGCGTTATACCGAGAGATTATCAAATCTAATAAAGGAAG GCTCTCCAGATGCTTTACAAAATTCCACTCTTGCTGCCCAAATAAGAGATTTAAGTCAACGGATTGTAGATGTTATTGAAGAAGGTCAGCGATCAGTGTCTCCGCCTTTAACTGATTTGCTAGATCGATTTTCTTCCACAATTGAAAACCTCCAAACTCAAATTGACCTTCTCGGGAAGTATAATTGGGACTTTGACCACTACTTGGAAGAAGATGTGCCTGCTGCG ATGGAATACATAAGGAGACAATGCAATCCGAAAGATGAGAAGTTGCTTGCAATTGGCCATTCCATGGGTGGTATCTTGCTCTACTCGATGCTAGCTCGAAATG CTTATGAAGGAAGAGACTCCAGGTTGGCTGCAATTATTACTTTGGGCGCTTCACTAGATTACACTACATCAAACTCATCACTGAAATTACTTACACCCCTG GCAGATCCTGCTCAGGCCTTAAGTGTTCCAGCTGTTCCGTTAGGTGCATTGCTTGCAGCCGCTTATCCTCTTGCTTCACGTCCTCCTTATGTTATGTCCTGGTTGAATCGTCTCATTACTGCCCAGGATATGGTGCAACCAGAGCTGATGGAGAAGTTTGTTATGAACAACTTTT GTACGGTGCCTGCCAAACTACTTCTGCAGCTAACAACAGCCTTTCAAGAAGGTGGATTACGTGACAGAAGTGGAACTTTCTTTTACAAAAATCATCTAAACAAGATTGATGTTCCTGTTTTGGCCATTGCTGGTGACCTCGATCTCATTTGTCCACCTGAAGCTGTATATG AAACTATCAAGCTTGTTCCTAGACATCTAGCCACGTACAAAGTTTTTGGCGAGCCAACTGGACCACACTATGCTCATTATGATCTTGTTGGAGGTCGTTTG GCGCCAGAACAGTTATATCCATGTGTCATTGAATTTCTAATTCATCACGATTCAGCCTAA
- the LOC139872576 gene encoding uncharacterized protein isoform X2 — translation MFMVQSDVRSAIQIVATATYCHFSRYESPSPVSVRSPWRVQPARATSVERVSSDKPSICTADELHYVSIHNSDWRLALWRYKPPPQAPKRNHPLLLLSGVGTNAIGYDLAPGSSFARHMSSQGFDTWILEFRGAGLSLEVASKDVKQPISLPSERMDQNTDSSAQSSPDALQNSTLAAQIRDLSQRIVDVIEEGQRSVSPPLTDLLDRFSSTIENLQTQIDLLGKYNWDFDHYLEEDVPAAMEYIRRQCNPKDEKLLAIGHSMGGILLYSMLARNAYEGRDSRLAAIITLGASLDYTTSNSSLKLLTPLADPAQALSVPAVPLGALLAAAYPLASRPPYVMSWLNRLITAQDMVQPELMEKFVMNNFCTVPAKLLLQLTTAFQEGGLRDRSGTFFYKNHLNKIDVPVLAIAGDLDLICPPEAVYETIKLVPRHLATYKVFGEPTGPHYAHYDLVGGRLAPEQLYPCVIEFLIHHDSA, via the exons ATGTTTATGGTGCAATCGGATGTTCGATCTGCAATTCAAATAGTCGCAACAGCTACTTATTGCCATTTCAGTCGCTACGAATCTCCCTCACCTGTTTCCGTCCGTTCACCGTGGCGCGTGCAACCGGCGCGTGCAACATCCGTGGAGCGAGTCTCATCTGATAAGCCATCGATTTGTACAGCTGACGAACTTCATTACGTTTCAATTCATAATTCCGATTGGCGACTTGCTCTCTGGCGCTACAAACCTCCTCCTCAG GCACCTAAAAGGAATCATCCATTACTGCTATTAAGCGGAGTTGGTACGAATGCAATTGGATATGATCTTGCTCCTGGA TCTTCATTTGCGCGCCACATGTCGAGCCAAGGATTTGACACATGGATCCTGGAGTTTCGGGGAGCTGGATTGAGTTTAGAGGTGGCGTCGAAGGATGTAAAGCAGCCAATCAGCCTTCCTTCTGAACGGATGGATCAAAATACCGATTCTTCTGCACAAA GCTCTCCAGATGCTTTACAAAATTCCACTCTTGCTGCCCAAATAAGAGATTTAAGTCAACGGATTGTAGATGTTATTGAAGAAGGTCAGCGATCAGTGTCTCCGCCTTTAACTGATTTGCTAGATCGATTTTCTTCCACAATTGAAAACCTCCAAACTCAAATTGACCTTCTCGGGAAGTATAATTGGGACTTTGACCACTACTTGGAAGAAGATGTGCCTGCTGCG ATGGAATACATAAGGAGACAATGCAATCCGAAAGATGAGAAGTTGCTTGCAATTGGCCATTCCATGGGTGGTATCTTGCTCTACTCGATGCTAGCTCGAAATG CTTATGAAGGAAGAGACTCCAGGTTGGCTGCAATTATTACTTTGGGCGCTTCACTAGATTACACTACATCAAACTCATCACTGAAATTACTTACACCCCTG GCAGATCCTGCTCAGGCCTTAAGTGTTCCAGCTGTTCCGTTAGGTGCATTGCTTGCAGCCGCTTATCCTCTTGCTTCACGTCCTCCTTATGTTATGTCCTGGTTGAATCGTCTCATTACTGCCCAGGATATGGTGCAACCAGAGCTGATGGAGAAGTTTGTTATGAACAACTTTT GTACGGTGCCTGCCAAACTACTTCTGCAGCTAACAACAGCCTTTCAAGAAGGTGGATTACGTGACAGAAGTGGAACTTTCTTTTACAAAAATCATCTAAACAAGATTGATGTTCCTGTTTTGGCCATTGCTGGTGACCTCGATCTCATTTGTCCACCTGAAGCTGTATATG AAACTATCAAGCTTGTTCCTAGACATCTAGCCACGTACAAAGTTTTTGGCGAGCCAACTGGACCACACTATGCTCATTATGATCTTGTTGGAGGTCGTTTG GCGCCAGAACAGTTATATCCATGTGTCATTGAATTTCTAATTCATCACGATTCAGCCTAA